The Pseudodesulfovibrio sp. zrk46 genome contains a region encoding:
- a CDS encoding transporter substrate-binding domain-containing protein, with protein sequence MRRFTALHIILFFLLFAFATEGFATSEAMRKYQRNGITVVHVSQAHPFYFMGRDGKPEGMVVDLWNKWSEVTGIPIHFDIAAWRQTISIVLDGRCDVHGGLMITEKRKEQFGFSQPLFTISTAIMARAGEDYDTDSLLDNGIIGLVAGGYPGKILMAEHPYVKIQEYDTPQQVVNALADRQVEGVVMDVPTFHFNNIQREFPVDYEVLSTIAVEEIHAGVRKADTELLAIVDEGFSKISTQERKTIQERWFVMKDKTNNSDYTIYVVGAILILALGVLVHRMIKTPSA encoded by the coding sequence ATGCGTCGATTTACAGCTCTACATATCATTCTTTTCTTTCTTCTGTTCGCCTTTGCAACAGAGGGCTTTGCCACGTCTGAAGCAATGCGCAAATACCAGCGCAACGGCATCACGGTAGTGCATGTCAGCCAGGCCCACCCGTTCTACTTCATGGGCAGGGACGGCAAACCCGAAGGCATGGTCGTGGACCTGTGGAACAAGTGGTCCGAAGTCACCGGCATCCCGATCCATTTCGACATTGCAGCGTGGCGACAGACCATATCCATTGTGCTGGATGGGCGCTGCGATGTTCACGGCGGCCTGATGATCACCGAAAAGCGCAAGGAGCAGTTCGGCTTTTCCCAGCCCCTGTTCACCATCTCCACGGCCATCATGGCTCGCGCGGGCGAAGACTACGACACCGACTCCCTGCTGGACAACGGCATCATCGGGCTGGTGGCTGGCGGCTATCCCGGCAAGATTCTGATGGCCGAGCACCCCTATGTGAAGATTCAGGAATACGACACGCCGCAACAGGTGGTGAACGCTCTTGCCGACAGACAGGTAGAGGGCGTGGTCATGGACGTACCCACCTTCCACTTCAATAACATCCAGCGCGAATTCCCGGTGGACTACGAAGTCCTCTCCACCATTGCCGTGGAAGAGATTCACGCAGGCGTCCGCAAGGCCGACACCGAACTCCTGGCCATCGTGGATGAAGGCTTCTCCAAAATCAGCACACAAGAGCGAAAGACCATTCAGGAACGCTGGTTCGTCATGAAAGACAAGACGAACAACTCCGACTATACCATCTACGTAGTCGGGGCCATTTTGATCCTCGCCCTTGGCGTCCTCGTCCATCGCATGATCAAGACGCCGAGTGCATAG
- a CDS encoding secondary thiamine-phosphate synthase enzyme YjbQ encodes METLSIRTHAREEMMDITRMLNSMIHANGWTDGALLLYCPHTTGAVTINEGADPDVVRDITVNLNKLVPRNGDYHHAEGNSDAHIKSSMFGCEQLVIVEDGTLQLGTWQKIYFCEFDGPRSRKLWIKWLGA; translated from the coding sequence ATGGAAACCCTGAGCATCCGCACCCATGCCCGCGAAGAGATGATGGACATCACCCGCATGCTCAACAGCATGATCCACGCCAACGGCTGGACCGACGGCGCACTCCTGCTCTACTGCCCGCACACCACCGGAGCAGTGACCATCAATGAAGGGGCCGACCCCGACGTGGTCCGTGACATCACGGTCAATCTGAACAAGCTGGTCCCCCGCAACGGCGACTATCACCACGCCGAGGGCAACTCGGACGCCCACATCAAGTCATCCATGTTCGGGTGCGAACAACTGGTCATAGTGGAAGACGGCACCCTCCAGCTCGGCACCTGGCAAAAAATCTATTTCTGTGAGTTCGACGGGCCGCGCAGCCGCAAGCTGTGGATAAAGTGGCTCGGAGCATAG
- a CDS encoding cytochrome b/b6 domain-containing protein, producing MRLKRFTPVQKAFHILLMLSFLVQAVTGTARMYIETSWGRALASPFGGYEGSLTVHKYVGLFMLLLFLCHMVYALFIVFAEKVGGEDALWFRFNDLKQFFAHLGWMFGGKAPRFERWGYWEKFDYWAVFWGMIVLGVTGLMLYDPLSTTAYFKGWSLNVALWVHRIEACLAMLHVFVIHFAIAHLRRHNFPMDRAMFAGDTDLEAASEERPAWMARLRSEGGLEERTVSDVPVIGLLISYVIGLSVVVFGIYLVVGGLMNANLVSW from the coding sequence ATGAGACTGAAACGATTCACACCGGTTCAGAAGGCGTTCCACATACTGTTGATGCTTTCCTTCCTTGTGCAGGCTGTCACTGGCACAGCGAGGATGTACATTGAAACCTCCTGGGGCCGAGCTCTGGCTTCGCCCTTTGGCGGCTATGAAGGAAGCTTGACGGTGCACAAATATGTGGGGCTGTTCATGCTCCTGCTCTTCCTCTGTCACATGGTTTACGCGTTGTTCATCGTGTTTGCCGAGAAAGTCGGCGGCGAGGATGCGCTGTGGTTCCGGTTCAATGATCTGAAGCAGTTCTTCGCTCACCTCGGCTGGATGTTCGGGGGCAAGGCTCCTCGATTCGAGCGCTGGGGATATTGGGAGAAGTTCGACTATTGGGCCGTGTTCTGGGGCATGATCGTACTGGGTGTCACAGGTTTGATGCTCTACGATCCCCTTTCCACCACTGCGTACTTCAAGGGATGGTCGCTGAACGTGGCCCTTTGGGTGCATCGCATCGAGGCCTGTCTGGCCATGCTCCATGTGTTTGTCATCCACTTCGCCATAGCCCACTTGCGGCGACACAACTTCCCCATGGACCGGGCGATGTTTGCGGGCGACACCGACCTTGAAGCTGCTTCGGAAGAACGGCCGGCATGGATGGCACGCCTCCGCTCCGAAGGAGGTTTGGAGGAAAGGACCGTGTCAGACGTTCCAGTCATAGGACTGCTGATATCCTATGTCATCGGTCTGAGCGTGGTCGTCTTCGGCATCTATCTGGTAGTGGGAGGGTTGATGAACGCCAACCTTGTCAGCTGGTAA
- a CDS encoding cytochrome c3 family protein: MQRTIITMALLIAGAFLALPCAAQEELAGADRYRMREASTGYYQEYEVMPSRGSPFVQWSGAKQPAITGGRGSVATFAVDAHAMVPNYKHQRCVSCHKETARNNRHTTRMNIACRQCHGQDPIAGINHYFSPLNPIRRHAMVCAKCHQGASGSFAMYVVHEPPPLMAGTAKSFPVLYWAVWIMVVIAVGTFALFLPHTGLWMLRELFSSKEKGGDA; encoded by the coding sequence ATGCAACGTACAATCATAACCATGGCTCTGCTCATCGCGGGGGCCTTCCTTGCGCTGCCCTGTGCGGCTCAGGAGGAGCTTGCCGGGGCCGACCGCTATCGCATGCGAGAGGCGAGCACGGGCTACTATCAGGAATATGAGGTCATGCCCAGCAGGGGCAGTCCCTTTGTGCAGTGGAGCGGAGCCAAGCAACCGGCGATAACCGGGGGGCGAGGTTCTGTCGCCACCTTTGCGGTGGATGCGCATGCAATGGTGCCCAACTATAAGCATCAGCGATGCGTCAGTTGCCATAAGGAGACTGCGCGTAACAATCGGCATACCACGCGAATGAACATCGCATGTCGTCAGTGTCACGGCCAGGATCCCATCGCGGGTATCAACCATTACTTCTCGCCGTTGAATCCCATTCGAAGGCACGCCATGGTTTGCGCCAAGTGTCATCAGGGAGCCAGCGGGTCGTTCGCCATGTATGTGGTGCATGAGCCGCCACCGTTGATGGCGGGAACGGCAAAGAGCTTCCCGGTTCTCTACTGGGCAGTCTGGATAATGGTGGTCATCGCCGTGGGTACGTTTGCGCTCTTCCTGCCCCATACCGGGCTCTGGATGCTGCGTGAGCTGTTCTCGAGCAAAGAGAAGGGAGGTGACGCATGA
- a CDS encoding multiheme c-type cytochrome, which produces MKKVIGLCAAFVLALLFVGGCTSSEPVVDVAKITSQPKEFVGSETCKTCHLEHYDSWKVTNHSRMAQNVTKNRDAFIVSINQETILADFKKLEEKGKLKVPLDQVYIPKKDDILYTLGNEWKQRYIVEKGGVLYISPIQFNTESGRWVNYHEHDWNKRPWLLKCGGCHTTGVKLNKDDPSKGTFSEPGVGCEACHGAGSWHVALPKTALFEKRETIINPAKLPRGTSVQICGSCHNRGKSTMQKGAGWPVGWTPGKALEPYYVSTSYAAGDKNHVYPNEFAKKHHQQYIDWVKSEHRREGVTCTSCHSVHQLGMPASRFMTKETGSKSCLTCHEQVNTNMAHSIHSFANCVGCHMPRIAQSAESADIHSHVFKTLLPSETIKNPKVPNSCQTCHKHKDADLVELQKQFEVLASMPAPKGKVVEPVNAYK; this is translated from the coding sequence ATGAAAAAAGTGATAGGCCTGTGTGCTGCATTCGTTCTGGCGCTATTGTTCGTAGGGGGCTGTACGTCGAGCGAACCTGTTGTGGATGTGGCAAAAATTACGTCGCAACCTAAGGAATTTGTCGGATCAGAAACGTGTAAAACCTGTCATCTTGAACACTACGACTCTTGGAAAGTTACCAACCACAGTCGCATGGCTCAGAATGTGACTAAAAATCGTGACGCATTTATCGTCTCCATCAATCAAGAGACCATTCTGGCCGATTTCAAGAAACTGGAAGAGAAGGGCAAGCTCAAGGTTCCCCTGGATCAGGTCTACATCCCCAAGAAGGATGATATCCTGTACACGCTGGGTAACGAGTGGAAGCAGCGCTACATCGTCGAAAAGGGCGGAGTGCTCTATATTTCACCCATCCAGTTCAATACGGAGTCTGGCCGTTGGGTAAACTACCACGAGCACGATTGGAACAAGCGGCCCTGGCTGCTCAAGTGCGGTGGCTGTCACACCACTGGCGTCAAGCTGAACAAGGATGATCCGAGTAAGGGAACGTTCTCCGAGCCGGGCGTAGGATGTGAAGCATGTCACGGTGCGGGGTCATGGCATGTTGCCCTGCCCAAGACCGCGTTGTTTGAAAAGCGTGAAACCATCATCAATCCGGCCAAGCTGCCCCGTGGTACTTCTGTCCAGATTTGTGGCTCCTGTCACAACCGCGGCAAGTCCACCATGCAGAAGGGCGCAGGCTGGCCCGTGGGTTGGACCCCCGGTAAGGCGCTTGAGCCATACTACGTGTCCACTTCTTATGCGGCGGGTGACAAGAACCATGTCTACCCCAATGAGTTCGCCAAGAAGCACCATCAGCAGTATATCGATTGGGTCAAGTCCGAGCATAGACGTGAAGGCGTGACCTGTACGTCGTGTCACTCCGTGCATCAGCTTGGAATGCCGGCATCGAGATTCATGACCAAGGAAACCGGCTCCAAGTCTTGTCTGACTTGTCACGAGCAGGTGAATACGAACATGGCTCACTCCATTCACTCGTTTGCCAACTGTGTGGGTTGTCATATGCCTCGTATCGCCCAGTCTGCCGAATCCGCGGATATTCACAGCCACGTCTTCAAGACGCTGCTGCCGTCCGAAACCATCAAGAATCCGAAGGTCCCCAACTCCTGTCAGACCTGTCATAAGCACAAGGATGCAGACCTGGTCGAGTTGCAGAAGCAGTTTGAGGTATTGGCATCCATGCCCGCACCCAAGGGGAAGGTGGTGGAGCCTGTGAACGCCTACAAGTAG
- a CDS encoding MBL fold metallo-hydrolase: MTNSHIEIQAIRHATMLVTIGGRRLLVDPVFSDKGANKPHPLTRNNTTYWPLTELPVPVDALLNVDAVLLTHTHSDHFDGKAQELLPRHLPVLCQPTDAEMLHELGFDTVLPVEEATEWGGLTLHRFEGSHGKGEGKAAMGHSSGYVITDEAGESLLISGDVIYDELLQAALDRHRPQYGVLYGGEARLVISDPITMGVDDIVTTAGRLPDSRFAVVHMEALNHCALTRAELRSELEAQGLADRVVVPDDGESITL, from the coding sequence ATGACCAATTCCCATATCGAGATTCAGGCCATTCGCCATGCCACCATGCTTGTGACCATCGGCGGCAGGCGTTTGCTTGTGGACCCCGTCTTTTCAGACAAGGGGGCCAACAAGCCCCACCCTCTGACCAGAAACAATACGACGTACTGGCCTTTGACGGAACTGCCTGTTCCTGTGGATGCCTTGCTCAACGTGGACGCCGTTTTGTTGACCCACACCCACTCCGATCATTTTGATGGCAAGGCGCAGGAATTGTTGCCCCGGCACCTCCCGGTGCTCTGTCAGCCAACAGATGCGGAGATGCTGCACGAACTGGGCTTTGACACGGTCCTTCCGGTAGAAGAGGCGACTGAGTGGGGCGGCCTCACCCTGCATCGCTTTGAAGGCAGCCATGGCAAGGGCGAGGGCAAGGCGGCCATGGGGCACAGCTCCGGCTATGTCATCACTGACGAAGCTGGCGAATCCCTGCTCATTAGCGGCGACGTTATTTATGATGAACTGCTGCAGGCTGCTCTGGATCGTCACCGTCCCCAATATGGGGTGCTCTACGGCGGTGAAGCCCGGCTCGTCATCAGCGATCCCATCACGATGGGAGTAGACGACATTGTGACCACCGCCGGTCGCCTTCCGGACTCCCGGTTCGCGGTCGTCCACATGGAGGCCCTCAATCACTGCGCACTGACGCGAGCCGAACTCCGCAGTGAGTTGGAGGCGCAAGGACTGGCCGACCGGGTGGTGGTCCCGGATGATGGTGAAAGTATTACGCTGTAA
- a CDS encoding GlxA family transcriptional regulator yields MQSVGVLALPNCLLTGVIGPLEIFAIANSMATDGTPVFDPMDIIGLKKGDTINFSGIPIPVQSTLEDAIPDIVILPPIFAELDKALDNRRLIDWLKARHEAGAIIATSCAGSFLLAETGLLDNRTATTHWKLVPLFRERYPEVDLQPRMMLIDGGSYVCAGGAMAWQDLALHLVARFISPEVASTTAKLLVMDGTRHVQTPYFMFEQQEQDHSDASVHAVQKWLQAHYHEPLTIDEMAEIAELGTRTFLRRFKRATGQTPLSYLQQLRIESARHLLEVSTKNIEEITGLTGYADSSSFRRLFKEKTGLTPKEYRSRFHRLT; encoded by the coding sequence ATGCAATCCGTCGGAGTACTCGCCCTGCCCAACTGCCTGCTGACCGGTGTTATCGGTCCACTGGAAATCTTCGCCATTGCCAACTCCATGGCAACGGACGGTACTCCTGTGTTCGACCCCATGGACATAATAGGACTTAAGAAGGGCGACACCATCAACTTCTCGGGTATCCCCATCCCCGTACAGTCCACGCTGGAAGACGCTATCCCGGATATCGTTATCCTTCCGCCCATCTTCGCAGAGCTGGATAAGGCCCTCGACAACCGCCGCCTCATCGACTGGCTCAAGGCGCGCCACGAAGCCGGGGCTATCATCGCCACCAGTTGTGCGGGATCGTTTCTGCTGGCCGAAACAGGACTACTGGACAACCGGACCGCCACCACCCACTGGAAGCTGGTGCCCCTGTTCCGCGAGCGATATCCAGAGGTGGACCTCCAGCCCCGGATGATGCTCATCGACGGCGGCAGCTACGTCTGCGCAGGCGGCGCCATGGCATGGCAGGACCTCGCCCTGCATCTGGTGGCCCGGTTCATATCGCCGGAAGTCGCCTCCACCACGGCCAAGCTGCTGGTCATGGACGGCACACGACACGTACAGACGCCCTACTTCATGTTTGAACAACAGGAGCAGGATCACTCCGACGCCTCGGTACACGCCGTTCAGAAATGGTTGCAGGCGCACTACCACGAACCGCTCACCATCGACGAGATGGCCGAGATCGCAGAACTCGGCACGCGCACCTTTCTGCGCCGCTTCAAGCGGGCAACGGGTCAGACACCGCTCAGCTATCTACAGCAACTTCGGATCGAATCCGCCAGGCATCTTTTGGAAGTCTCCACCAAGAACATCGAAGAGATCACCGGCCTCACTGGATATGCGGACTCATCATCCTTCCGCCGATTGTTCAAGGAGAAGACGGGCCTCACACCCAAGGAGTACCGGAGCCGATTCCATCGGCTGACGTAA
- the truA gene encoding tRNA pseudouridine(38-40) synthase TruA, which yields MPRIKLTLAYDGTDYSGFQLQPRDRTVQGELERALGRIFDQPPRVHGSGRTDSGVHAMGQVAHFDCPDDKAHVPWQRSLNSLLPDDVCVLKAEVVDDDFHSRFSARGKVYEYVLWTKYEFCLPHRRRFVWDCGPVDFDAMEEAAQVLLGEHDFSAFQNVGTVVNSTVRTITEISRHPGVNEHEVVWRFKANSFLKQMVRNLMGCLVACGRGRLGPDDVRRILASKDRSEAPPTAPPQGLTLISVFYPDYL from the coding sequence TTGCCTCGCATCAAACTGACCCTTGCCTATGACGGCACCGACTATTCCGGCTTTCAATTGCAGCCGCGCGATCGCACCGTGCAGGGCGAATTGGAGAGGGCGCTGGGCAGAATATTTGACCAGCCGCCGAGAGTGCATGGCTCGGGGCGGACGGACTCCGGCGTACATGCCATGGGGCAGGTGGCACATTTCGATTGCCCGGATGACAAGGCGCATGTGCCGTGGCAACGGTCGCTCAATTCCCTGCTTCCTGATGACGTGTGCGTGCTGAAGGCTGAGGTTGTGGATGATGATTTCCACTCCCGTTTTTCGGCGCGGGGCAAGGTGTATGAATACGTGCTGTGGACGAAGTACGAGTTCTGTCTGCCGCATCGTCGTCGATTCGTGTGGGACTGTGGCCCTGTGGACTTCGATGCCATGGAAGAAGCCGCGCAGGTCCTTTTGGGCGAGCATGATTTCTCGGCTTTCCAGAACGTAGGCACAGTGGTGAATTCAACCGTGCGCACTATTACGGAAATTTCCCGGCACCCCGGTGTTAATGAGCATGAGGTCGTGTGGCGGTTCAAGGCTAACAGCTTTCTGAAGCAGATGGTTCGCAACCTCATGGGCTGCCTTGTGGCCTGTGGGCGAGGCCGTCTGGGGCCTGATGATGTGCGCAGGATTCTCGCCTCGAAAGACCGGAGCGAAGCCCCGCCAACCGCGCCGCCGCAGGGGTTGACCCTTATCTCTGTTTTCTATCCTGACTATTTGTAA